AGCGCATTAGGTATCCATAAGCCAATTGCTGGCGGAACAACGCCTGTCTCGCCAAGAGAAAGGCCAAGAGAAAGCAACGTATAATAGAAAAGGAAGAAGCCCAGTGCGAGCAAAAGCCCCCAGTGTCTGTGCAGGCCTCCAAACATGGACGCCATAGGCACAGCAAAAAGCCCAAGCACAATACAGGCAAAGGGGAAAACCAGACGCTTCTGGATTTCGACTGCCACCTTGCGCAACTTGTACTCCCGGCTATGCACATCCTTTCCTGTTTTCAATTCGGTCTGGTATTCGTGCAACCTGTTCCAGGACATTTCCTTGGGGCGCACGCTTCCCAGCTTGTAGCCGCCAAGCATGCGAGACAGATCCATCCGCACCTGATAGGTACCGAACCCAATGACACTCGCGCCGTCTTTCTCTTCACGGTATATTTTCCCATCATAAAGTTGGAAAATAATTTCCCCCTCAGACGTATCTGTGTGAACATGTCCACGAGGGGCAAGAATCGTTGCAGGCTGTGACCCACGCGACGTATCTTTGACAAAAACTGTTTTTAATTCTCCAGAGCGACCATCTGCCTGCTGTGCAAACAGTGTCAGTTCTGGAAATTCTTTATTAAACACACCGGGCTGGAGCACGAGCTGTGTTTTGGACCGAGCAAGGTCCATAACTGTTGCCCGAAAATTCTCCATACCCCAGGACAGACCGCTAAAGGATATCCACCACGTAATTGCCGTACACAGCACGGCAAGCAGGATTGGCGCAGGTAAAAGCTGATACAGGCTCACACCAGACGCCCTAAGCGCCGTGGATTCCAGATCTGTATTCATGCGTAAGAGCGTCAAAAAGACTGCCAGCATGCAGGCAATGGGGATAAGCAAAAGCAGAAAAAATGGGCTGAGGAACGTGAACATTTTGATAATGTCAAAGAACCCAAGGCTCTGATTCAAAAAGAGATCCCTCAGCTGGAGAAGCCTGCCAATAAGCAGAAGTGTAAGAAGAGACCCGGCACACAAAAGAAAGAGGCCGAGTAGCTCCTTGAACATCTGCCGATGCAGGAGAGATGGTCGAAAAAAGCTATTCAGGGGACTTTTCCTGTTTTTTTGAGGTATCTTTGAAAAAAGCGTTCAGGAACATTTCGTCCTTCGGTCCAAGATTGAACCGTATGAGGGCTTCCTGAACAAGGGCGTTGGTGTTGTCCTTGCCGGAAAGACGCTGGTCATCTATCCATTCGAGAGCACGGCGAGCGAGTTCACTCTTTGGCATTATTGTTGTCACGCTATGACTCCTTTTCTGCAAAAAGGTTCGCCACCAGTATCCCTGACTGCGTTTACACCATTGGCAGCGGGCTTGCAACTTGGCGGACTTTCAAATAAACCGCCCCAAAGTACGAGAAATACTTATATAAAACAATATAATTTAAGAGGAAAACTGTGGACTCCATCATTCATGCGATCATACTTGGCATTGTCGAAGGGCTGACCGAGTTTCTGCCAGTTTCATCAACAGGCCACCTCATCCTCGCAGGCAATCTCCTTGGATTTGTTGGAGAAAAAGCCGCAACCTTTGAGGTCATCATTCAACTTGGTGCCATCCTCGCGGTTGTCGTGCTCTACTGGGAACGTTTCATCGGCCTGCTGCGGCCCAACCCAGAAATGCGTTTTTCCGGAATCCGCGGGCTTTGGCTCCTCTTCTTGACCTCGCTTCCAGCAAGTATTCTTGGCCTCCTGACGCATCACTATATCAAAACTTATCTTTTTAGTCCGTTCACAGTTGGGCTTGCCCTTCTGGTTGGCGCAATCGCCATCATCTGGGTCGAACGCAGACACTTTACTGTTAAGACTCAAACACTCGACGAAATTTCTCCAGCCCTTGCACTTGGCATTGGCTGCTTCCAGTGTCTTGCCCTTTGGCCCGGATTTTCCCGGTCCGCAGCAACCATCATGGGTGGCATGATCCTTGGTGCAAAACGAACCATTGCCGCAGAATATTCCTTCATTGCTGCGGTCCCGATTATGTTTGCGGCAACAGGCTACGACCTGCTCAAAAGCGCGAACCTTTTCACCAGTGCCGACATTCCCTTCATACTCACAGGCTTTGTCGTCAGCTTTCTCTCCGCCTGGCTTGCAATCAAAGGCTTCATCAAACTGCTCGGCAAGGTGACACTCGTCCCCTTTGCATGGTATCGTTTTGGCCTCTCAATACTCGTGCTCATTCTGGTCTTTTTTAACTTTTTTTAAAAAAATCGAAAAAAGTGCTTGCATTCCCGGTGGTCTCCTCCTATAAGCCTTTTCTCGACGGGGCGTGATTCACAAAACGCTTCGACGACATCACGGCGAGGTAGCTCAGTTGGTTAGAGCATGCGGCTCATATCCGCAGTGTCGGAGGTTCAAGTCCTCTCCTCGCTACCAACGAACTCAAAGCTCTCTTTCTTCGGAAAGAGAGCTTTTTTTATTTCTGCAAAAAACATCGCCTCAAAAAAAAGGGCACCCTCTCGGATGCCCCTACTTCTTCATATCGTCAAAAGCACTCAAGCTTACATGTACGGCTCAATAGCCTGAACAAGCTGGTCAGGGCAGGATGTGGCCTTTCTGCCACAGCGAATACCTTTCAGGCGGTTCGCAACGACATTCAAAGGCATACCTTCAATCAGCTTTCCAATTCCTTCCAGATTGCCAGGACAGCCACCAGTAAAATGGACATCATGCAGGCAACCATCTTTCACCTTAAACTGAATAAGCTTGGAGCAAACGCCCTGAGGAACAAACGTAATCGTATCGTCCTGAGGCTGCTGCGTTTTCATCGAATTCAAATCCAAGCTCTGAAGACCTTCTGACACTGTTTTCTCCAATTTCATTTTAATTCTCAAACACTTCAAGCAAATCTGAAAAAGCCAGAGCTGCCTTGCGGATTTCTTGACAAATCCACATGAGAAATAAGTCGATACATCCAGAGGTCAAGTTTCGTCAAAAGAGAATTTTCCCCTCATAAAAGACTTTTCTCTCAACCCATTGATTTATCCAGCAAAAGGCTTCACAGTGATGTCCATCCCGTTCGGAGACCTGTTGACACAGGGGACCGAAGGAGTATTTTTCCTTTTTTCATTATGGATAAAACTGGAGACGTGTTTTGAATTTCAAGAAGAAAGCCGAAATCGAGCTGATGCGAAAAGCAGGCGTCCTGCTCTGGCAGGCCCATCAGCTCGCAGGAGAAATGGCTGAAGCTGGGACCACAACCGAAGCAATTGATGCCGAAGTTGAAAAGTTTATCATCGGGCACAACGCAACCCCCCTCTTCAAGGGTGTTCCCGGAGAAGTTCCCTTCCCCGCCACCTGCTGCATCTCCGTCAACGAAGAGGTGGTGCACGGTATTCCTTCCGCTCGCGAACTCGCTAACGGCGACATCGTCAGCTTTGACATCGGCCTCAAGCTCAACGGCTGGTGCGCAGATTGTGCCTGCACACATGCCGTTGGCGACATCGACGACGAAAAGCGCCAGCTTATGGACGTCACAGAAGAATGCCTGCACATTGCAATCAAAGAAATCCACCCCAACATCAAGTGGAGCAAGATTGCAAAGAAAATGGCCAAGCACGCCCGCAATGCTGGTTTCTCCGTCGTAGAAACCCTCGTAGGCCACGGCATCGGCAAAGAAATGTGGGAACTCCCTCAGGTTCCTAACTATTTCTCCCGCGGCTGCACAGACTTCCGCCTCAAGCAGGGCATGGTCATCGCTGTTGAACCCATGATTAATGTCGGCACCAAGGAAGTTGAAACCCTCAGCGACCACTGGACCATCGTGACCAAAGACAGGAAACCCGCCTGCCACTTTGAGCACACTATCGCTGTTACAGCTTCCGGAGCCAAGGTCATGACCTGCGGTCCCAACGGCGAAGCTTGGGCTATGAAATAAAAAATTTTCACTTTTTTTAAAAAAGTGCTTGCATTTATCTGCGAAGTCCTTAAAACCCTTCTTCGCGGACGGGGAAAACGTCCCACACAAAAAATGGCGAGATAGCTCAGTTGGTTAGAGCATGCGGCTCATATCCGCAGTGTCGGAGGTTCAAGTCCTCTTCTCGCTACCACGAACGTAAAGCTCTCTTTCTTCGGAAAGGGAGCTTTTTTTCGTTTCTCACTTCTCCCCTCTTTTTTTCTCCCACCTTTTCCAATGTATGCTAGAATACTTATGTGGTGTCTTCTGCTCGCACCACAAGTCTCATCCCACTCCACAATCTTTTCCCGAGGGGGACGCGTATGTATATGAATCTTCGAGGCTCTTTTGACAGGTGCTATTACTGCCACATCACACGGTGTGGCGGAACAACCATTAATCGCACCTTTTTCAACGCCTTTGACGATGGAACAGGCTATCTTTACCGCGAAGCGACTCGCGACAACGCCGTTCTTCACAATGGCCTCGTCTTTACCGAGCGCACCTCAGAGCTTATCGAGGCCGGAGAGTTTACTTACGCATTCTCTCACACCCCCTATTACAAGTTGAAACTCCCAGATCGAACTTTTCGCATCACCTCTTTTCGCGACCCTGCAGCTCGTATCATCTCCCTCTATCGTAAGCTCAAGTATCAAAATCAAACGCCTCAGGGACGTGCTCGCTATGCAAAACAGCTCAGCTGGCTCGGAGACAGCTTTTCCGACTTTCTTGACGCCATCCCTGAACGCCACCTTCTCCGGCAGCTCTACACCTTCTCTCCGTCCTTAGATCCCGATGAAGCTTTTTCCGTGATTCGTTCCCTCAATGCGTATTTCTTCATTGAGGACATTGAACCTTCCCTTCAGCTCCTCTCAACGCTCTTTGACAAGACCTTTGTCTATTCGCCACCACTTCGGCACTTCTCCAAGCCGCTCCATGTTCATGAGAAGCAGATCCTTCACTCGCGGCTCAAAAAAGAATACGCCCTCACGCAGCAGCTCCGCAAAGCCTACAACTTTATCGGATTCCCCTTCTCGCGAATCGCTCAGGGAGCTGGGTATTAATGGGTGGGAGGGAGAGAGAGAACCGGGGCCAGCCCCGGACCCCGCGTAAGGGAATGATTCCCTTACGTATCCTCATCGAGTTTGAATTCCATCCACGCTTCGCGTGAATGAATTTCAAACTTGTTGGGCATAACGTCGAGAGCCTCTTTCTCTTTTGCGAGTTGCCACTCTTTTCTTTTTGAACGCTTGCGTTCATAAAGAAAGGGTTGGAGCAGAAAGAAAAAGAACACACGGGACGCCCATTAGCTCAAAAAAAAACAGGGCTGATGGAGAGGAAAGCATCGCTTTCATCCCATTCAGCCCTGTTTTTTTTGAGCGAAAGCGGGATTCCCAAGGGCCTCGTCCTTGGGCAGGGTCAAGGGGCAGCGCCCCTTGCAGAGGTGCGGGGACAGAGTCCCCGCCCACCCTAGCGCCCCTTGTGCCGCCTCTCCAAAGCAAAATAGAAAATTTATAAGAATAGTCTTGCCAAATGCGGAGAAGTCCTTATATTCCTTTTTGTTCTTTGACAAAGGGGGCGACCTGGTTTCGACGGGGATGGTTGAAGCTAAGGTTGCAGGCCGAGGCGCCGCTGGCCTCGTTAAAAGCGGCAAGGCATAATTGCCAACGATACTGAATACGCACTGGCAGCATAGCTTAGCCAGCACTGACCTAGACTGACGCCTGATATTCTAGCGACGTGAAAACCCCCATCGGGCTGGCTACAGATTTTCTGATTGTTGGAATCTGGGCGAGAACCTTAAGCGATCTGGTCGTGATGACGCCTGTTCATCGGCAGTTGAGCGACGAGAACTAATAGATGGACTAAGCCTGTAGATGCCTTAAGTGGAGCATTCTCGGACGGGGGTTCGATTCCCCCCGCCTCCACCAAAAGTATGCTACGACCCCTTTGGAAAAACGAAGCCCCTGAGCGATCAGGGGCTTTTTTTCTGTTCTTTGCTTCGTTGCAAAATGAGCTGCTGATGCAAGTGCTCTCCCACCATGAGCATCAAAGCAAAAGCAACCAAAAGGCTAAACAGCAGCTGCCAAAAAACAAAAATTTCAGAAGCATACTGCATCAATTCTGGAGCCAAAGGCTGAGTAAATCCCCAGAACTGCTCTAATTCACAGGCCGCAATCATGCAGCCATTCACGAGAAAAGCGCGTCCAAGGGCTTCCTGAACCAAAGCATCTTTTTGAGAGCGCAGAAGCACATAGCCCGTATAGAGGCTAAGTACGATGTACGCACAGGCCGGAACGAGCTGGCTCATCCGCCCTTCTCCAAGAAGCTCAAAGACTCCACCAAACACAAGGAATGCCGCTGCCAAACTCGCCATTCCCTCTCGCGTCCAGCCTCCTCCTGCTTTTTGTTCACCCAAAAAGCGCCGAACGCCCAATAAAAGCCACACGTATCCACCAAACGTTGCGGTGTAAGAAAAAACACTACTTACACCAGTTGGAATTTCTGACCTGAGCGCACGAAATACAAGTCCCGCCAGTAAAAGCGCGTAACTCGTCGCCCACTCGCGGGTGCCCCGGACTGCAAATCGACTCCGGTGAAGCCACAGCACGGCAAACGCCGTTACCGTCGTCGATACCGTCAGCGCAAGGCGTAAGGATTCAATGTCTATCAAATTTCCCCCTTGAGCTTGCTCCTATCCCAGTCGTCACGTGTAGAGGAATGAAAACCTAACGCTTGTGCATATTTTTCACAAGAACAAATATTGGACTGGGGCCAGCCCCAGACCCTGCGTAAGGGAATGATTCCCTTACGTATCCTCAACGAGTTTGAATTCCCTCCACGCTTCGCGTGAAGGGAATTCAAACTCGGGTGAGAATGGCGCAAAAACTCTTTCTCTTCTGCGAGTTGCCTCCCTTTTCTTTCTGAACGCTTGCGTTCAGAAAGAAAGGACTAGAGCGCAAAGAAAAGAACACACGCCCAGTTAATTAGGCCGAAAAAAAGGGGCCGGATGAAGGGGAAAGCCAAAGGCTTTCACTCATCCGGCCCCTTTTATTTCGGGCGAAAGCGGGATTCCCAAGGGCCTCGTCCTTGGGCGGGGTCAAGGGGCAGCGCCCCTTGCAGAGCACGAGACAGAGTCTCGTCTCCCCCCTACACTCCCTGCTCACGAATACCTTGCCTGTGGCGCTGATAAAACTCTTCAGCCTTTGCCTTGCCCATGTACCGACTCAGCGTTTTTTGCGGAGTTTTCGCCAAATCGACCACCATCAGGCCATCAATAGCGTCTCCAAAGTCGCGGTCCAGATTAAAGGTCAACACAGTCCCGCCAAGTTTAAGATACTGCCGAAGAAGAACAGGAATACCTTTCCCATCCGACTCAATATCCGAAATAGCCGTATTCAAATCATCCACTGAAGGGCACAGGGCCGCGACACTGCCCATTTTAAACCCTCCGGGAACTCGGGAGCGTATACGCGGCGGAGAAAGCGGCCGAGCTGCCTTTGTAAGACATTTTTGCGTAGAGTGATGAGCCTTGAGCACCTTCATAATCATTTTACGTGAGAAGGGCTGATAGTCGTTGGAAATAGAGACAGGACCAAAAAGAACCCGGTAGCGCCCCTCCCGATAAACAAAAGCGGCAATTCCTTTCCAAAGCAGCATCAACGGATTGTAACTCTTGCGGTAGGCGCTAGAAACAAAGGCTCGCCCTAACTCTAGGGAAGGCCCGAGCTGGGAGAGAAAATCTTTGGAAAATTTGAACAGGGTTGACGTGTAAAGACCTCTTAGCCCCCTG
The window above is part of the Desulfobaculum bizertense DSM 18034 genome. Proteins encoded here:
- the lptF gene encoding LPS export ABC transporter permease LptF, with protein sequence MFKELLGLFLLCAGSLLTLLLIGRLLQLRDLFLNQSLGFFDIIKMFTFLSPFFLLLLIPIACMLAVFLTLLRMNTDLESTALRASGVSLYQLLPAPILLAVLCTAITWWISFSGLSWGMENFRATVMDLARSKTQLVLQPGVFNKEFPELTLFAQQADGRSGELKTVFVKDTSRGSQPATILAPRGHVHTDTSEGEIIFQLYDGKIYREEKDGASVIGFGTYQVRMDLSRMLGGYKLGSVRPKEMSWNRLHEYQTELKTGKDVHSREYKLRKVAVEIQKRLVFPFACIVLGLFAVPMASMFGGLHRHWGLLLALGFFLFYYTLLSLGLSLGETGVVPPAIGLWIPNALFSVAGLYGIRQAALERSVRIVELSQHLNVRNLFRRKKADVR
- a CDS encoding undecaprenyl-diphosphate phosphatase — encoded protein: MDSIIHAIILGIVEGLTEFLPVSSTGHLILAGNLLGFVGEKAATFEVIIQLGAILAVVVLYWERFIGLLRPNPEMRFSGIRGLWLLFLTSLPASILGLLTHHYIKTYLFSPFTVGLALLVGAIAIIWVERRHFTVKTQTLDEISPALALGIGCFQCLALWPGFSRSAATIMGGMILGAKRTIAAEYSFIAAVPIMFAATGYDLLKSANLFTSADIPFILTGFVVSFLSAWLAIKGFIKLLGKVTLVPFAWYRFGLSILVLILVFFNFF
- the map gene encoding type I methionyl aminopeptidase, which gives rise to MNFKKKAEIELMRKAGVLLWQAHQLAGEMAEAGTTTEAIDAEVEKFIIGHNATPLFKGVPGEVPFPATCCISVNEEVVHGIPSARELANGDIVSFDIGLKLNGWCADCACTHAVGDIDDEKRQLMDVTEECLHIAIKEIHPNIKWSKIAKKMAKHARNAGFSVVETLVGHGIGKEMWELPQVPNYFSRGCTDFRLKQGMVIAVEPMINVGTKEVETLSDHWTIVTKDRKPACHFEHTIAVTASGAKVMTCGPNGEAWAMK
- a CDS encoding TIGR03905 family TSCPD domain-containing protein produces the protein MKTQQPQDDTITFVPQGVCSKLIQFKVKDGCLHDVHFTGGCPGNLEGIGKLIEGMPLNVVANRLKGIRCGRKATSCPDQLVQAIEPYM
- a CDS encoding sulfotransferase family 2 domain-containing protein; translated protein: MYMNLRGSFDRCYYCHITRCGGTTINRTFFNAFDDGTGYLYREATRDNAVLHNGLVFTERTSELIEAGEFTYAFSHTPYYKLKLPDRTFRITSFRDPAARIISLYRKLKYQNQTPQGRARYAKQLSWLGDSFSDFLDAIPERHLLRQLYTFSPSLDPDEAFSVIRSLNAYFFIEDIEPSLQLLSTLFDKTFVYSPPLRHFSKPLHVHEKQILHSRLKKEYALTQQLRKAYNFIGFPFSRIAQGAGY